One candidate division WOR-3 bacterium genomic window carries:
- a CDS encoding type II toxin-antitoxin system VapB family antitoxin yields MRTTIDLPEDLVNEAMKLTKSRTKTQVIKSALKLLIQREKIKDLKRYYGKIDLDIDLNSLRKR; encoded by the coding sequence ATGAGAACTACAATAGACCTGCCCGAAGATCTTGTTAACGAAGCGATGAAGCTGACAAAAAGCAGGACAAAAACCCAAGTCATCAAATCAGCCCTTAAATTACTAATCCAGAGGGAGAAGATAAAGGACTTGAAAAGATACTACGGGAAAATTGATCTGGATATAGACCTGAACAGTTTGAGAAAAAGATGA